One Archangium violaceum genomic window, GCCGGCCAGTGACCCGCGGCGGCTCAACCTGCTGTTCGCCTGCGACGGCCTGCCGCCCGGCACGGACGAGGCGCTGCGTTTCCTGGAACTGTGGGCCGGATCCGCCCATCCCGGCGGCCTGCTGGCCGAACTGCGACGCCTGGGCTGGGCCCAGAGCCTGTCGCTGAGTCCGCTGTACCAGTACGCCGACCAGGCCCTGGTCAACTTCGAAGTGCAGCTGACCGAAGCCGGACAGCAATCCCGGGCGGCGGCCCAGGCACTGTGCTTCGACTGGCTGGAGTACTTCCAGTCCCATGCCGATTGGGAGCCCCTGCGCGAGGAGTATCGCCTGCTGCGCAGCCGCCAGTCGCAGACCGAGGGGGCGCTGGAGCTGGCCCGGCGCCTGGCCCATGGACAACCTTCGGAACTGCCGGACGAAGCCGTCCCGGCCCTGCGGGCATTGCTCGAACGTTTCACGCCCCAGTCACTGCTCGCTCCCGGCGCCAAGGCGCTGGACGAACCGCCCCGGCTGCCGCCATTCGGTCCCTGGCGCCTGCCGCCGCGCAACCGTTTCCTGCGCGGCCAGTGTCGGCCGACCCAGGCCAGCCCGCGAATCGCGGCCCTGGCGCAGGGCGAGCCCGAACCGAATCGCGGCCTGGATGGCGCCGTGCACCTGCGCTGGCGCCTGGCCAACCGGCATCACGCCGCGCTGTGGCACATGCTCGACGCCAGCCTGCGCCGGCTCGGCGAAGAAGCCCGCCAGGCTGGCGTGCAACTGGAATTCTCACGCCTGGGTCCGGACTGGCAATTGCGCCTGTGCGGCGTACGAGAGCCGATCCCGGCGATCCTCGAACAGGCAGTGGAATCACTGCAACGCCCGACACCGGAGAGCTGGCGCCAGGCCAGCCCACCACCGCGCCAGCAGGTACCGATCCGCGAGCTGATCGCCCTGTGGCCCGAGCATGGCCTGGGCCACCACCGCCCGGCTCGCAACGACAGCAGCGAGCTGCACCCCGAAGCGCTGCAACGGCTGTGGCAGCAGGCGCGCTGGGATGGTCTGGTGCTGGGTTTCGACGATACCGACCGGCTCGCCCTCGACGCCGTGGCCGCGCGCTTGCCGGGCAGCGCCTCGAACGATCTCCGCCAGCCGTCCACACTGCCAGACCGAGCCAGCTGGAGCCAGGTGGCCTGCGGTTCGGACGAGCATGCACTGCTGCTGTGGTGTCCGGCGCCGAGCCTGTCGATCCAGGACGAGGTGGCCTGGCGCGCACTCGCCCAGTTGATCCAGGCGCCATTCTACCAGCGCCTGCGAACCGAGCTCCAGTTGGGCTATGCGGTGTTCAGCGCATTCCGCCAGCTGGCCGGCCGCCCCGGACTGATGTTCGGGGTGCAGTCGCCCGGCAGCGACTGCGCGGCCTTGTGGGGGCACATCGCCGAATTCCTCGAGGCCCTGCCCGAGCGCCTCGCGCAATGGCCGGGGACAAGCCTGCGCGAGCAATGCGTGGCGCTGGCCGACAGCCTCGACGGCGGCAACCTCGGGCTGACGCAGCGACTCGAGATGCAGTGGCAAGGAAGATTGGCCGGCCATTCGTCGGGCTATTCCAACATGTTGAGAGAATGGGTCGGTCAACTGGATGGGCCGACGCTGGTCGAGGCGACTCATCGGCTTTTGGACAGTCAGGTGAGCTGGACCGCGCTGGCGACCGGGCCTTGCCCGGGTGCGTCCTGGTATGAGGCAGTCTGACTCTTGCCAGGAATACATAAGGATCATCAATAAGATTTGAGTCCGCTACGTGGGAAATCTAGTAACATACGGCCCAAGCATCAGGACATCTCCACCTGGAGCTGGCCTGAATGTGAAGACCGGATTTGCAACCACCCTCAGAAGGAGCAACTCCTATGTGGACCAAGCCTGCTTACACCGACCTGCGCATCGGCTTCGAAGTCACCATGTACGCCGACAACCGCTGAGCAGCCCCGCAGTACAACGCCTCGGTCAGCCGGGGCGTTGTTGTTTCAGCCGCCGCACGATTGAGTGGTCATGTACATTCAGATTCTAGGTTCCGCCGCTGGCGGCGGTTTCCCACAGTGGAACTGCAACTGCGCCAACTGTAAGGGCTACCGCGACGGTACCCTGCGCGCCCAGGCCCGCACCCAGTCCTCCATTGCCCTGTCCGATGACGGCGTGCACTGGATCCTGTGCAACGCCTCGCCCGACATCCGCGCTCAATTGCAGTCCTTCGCACCGATGCAACCGGCCAGGGCCCTGCGCGACACCGGGATCAATGCGATCATCCTGCTCGACAGCCAGATCGACCACACCACCGGCCTCTTGAGCCTGCGCGAAGGCTGCCCGCATCAGGTCTGGTGCACCGACATGGTCCACCAGGATCTGACCACGGGCTTCCCGCTGTTCAAGATGCTCAGCCACTGGAACGGTGGCCTTCAGTGGAACCGCATCGAGCTCGAAGGTAGCTTCACCATCGAAGCCTGCCCGAACCTGAAGTTCACCCCCTTCCCGCTGCGCAGCGCCGCGCCGCCCTATTCGCCGCACCGTTTCGACCCGCACCCGGGCGACAACCTGGGCCTGGTGGTCGAGGACCTGCGCACTGGCGGCAAGCTGTTCTATGCGCCTGGCCTGTACCAGGTCGACAACGCGCTCGAGCAGCACATGGCCGACGCCGACTGCCTGCTGGTCGACGGCACGCTGTGGTCGGATGACGAGATGCAGCGCCGCGGCGTCGGTACCCGTACCGGCCGCGAGATGGGCCACCTGTGCCAGAACGGTCCCGGCGGCATGCTGGAACTGCTCGACGGATTCGAGAAGCCGCGCAAGGTGCTGATCCACATCAACAACACCAACCCCATCCTCGACGAAGACTCGCCCGAGCGTGCCGAGCTCGAGCGCCGGGGCGTGGAAGTCGCCTTCGACGGCATGAGCATCGAGCTGTAGGAGCAACCATGAGCGACAAGACACCGCTGACCCGCGCCGAATTCGAACAGGCCCTGCGCGCCAAGGGCGCCTACTACCACATCCACCACCCCTATCACGTGGCGATGTACGAAGGCTGCGCGACCCGCGAGCAGATCCAGGGCTGGGTCGCCAACCGCTTCTACTACCAGGTCAACATCCCGATGAAGGATGCCGCGATCCTGGCCAACTGCCCGGACCGCGAGATCCGCCGCGAGTGGATCCAGCGCCTGCTCGACCACGACGGCGCCCCTGGCCAGGACGGCGGCATCGAGGCGTGGCTCCGCCTCGGCCAGGCCGTGGGCCTGGAGCCCGACCAGCTGCGCTCCCAGGAACTGGTGCTGCCCGGCGTGCGCTTCGCGGTCGACGCCTACGTCAACTTCGCCCGCCGCGCCAGCTGGCAGGAAGCGGCCAGCAGCTCGCTGACCGAGCTGTTCGCCCCGCAGATCCACCAGTCGCGCCTGGACACCTGGCCGCGGCACTACCCATGGATCGATCCGGCCGGCTACGAGTACTTCCGCACCCGCCTGGGCCAGGCCCGGCGCGACGTCGAGCACGGCCTGGCGATCACCCTCGCCCACTACACCACCTACGAGGGCCAGCAGCGCATGCTGGAGATCCTGCAGTTCAAGCTGGATATCCTCTGGACCATGCTCGATGCCATGAGCATGGCCTACGAGCTGAACCGCCCGCCCTACCACACCGTCACCGACCAGCGCGCCTGGCACAAGGGGATCGCCCTATGAGTTTCGATCGCAACCTGACGCCCCGCTGGCGTCTCGGCTATCGGTTCCAGTACGAGCCGGCCCAGAAAGGTCACGTCCTGCTCTATCCTGAAGGAATGATCAAGCTCAACGAGAGCGCCGCCGCCATCGGCGGTCTGATCAACGGCGCCCGCTCCGTGCAGGCGATCATCGACGAGCTGGACCAGCGGTACCCCGGCGTCCCCGAGCTCGGTGAAGACGTCGAGCAATTCATGGAGGTCGCCCGTGCAAAGCACTGGATCGAACTTGGCTGAAGTCCCGCCGAAGCCCGCCGTCGGCCTGCCACTCTGGCTGCTCGCCGAGCTCACCTACCGCTGCCCACTGCAGTGCCCCTACTGCTCCAACCCCCTGGACTTCGCCGCCCAGGGCAAGGAGCTGACCACCGCAGAGTGGTTTTCCGTGCTGCGCCAGGGCCGCGAGATGGGCGCGGCGCAGCTGGGCTTCTCCGGTGGCGAACCCCTGGTACGCCAGGACCTGGCCGAACTGATCGGCGAGGCCCGGCGCCTGGGTTACTACACCAACCTGATCACCTCCGGCATCGGCCTGACCGAACAGAAGATCCGCGCCTTCAAGGACGCGGGGCTGGACCACATCCAGATTTCCTTCCAGGCCAGCGACGAGCAGGTCAACAACATGCTCGCCGGGTCGAAGAAAGCCTTCGCCCAGAAGCTCGAGATGGCGCGCATGGTCAAGGCCCATGGCTACCCCATGGTGCTGAACTTCGTCACCCACCGGCACAACATCGATCACATCGATCGCATCATCGAGTTGTGCGTGGCGCTGGAGGCGGATTTCGTCGAGCTGGCCACCTGTCAGTTCTACGGCTGGGCCCAGCTCAACCGCGTCGGCCTGCTGCCGACCCGCGAACAGCTCGAGCGCGCCGAACGCATCACCAACGAATATCGCGCCAGGCTCGCCGCCGAGGGCAACCCGGTCAAGCTGATCTTCGTCACTCCCGACTATTACGAAGAGCGGCCCAAGGCCTGCATGAAAGGCTGGGGCAGCATGTTCCTGACCGTCACCCCGGACGGCACCGCGCTGCCGTGCCATGGCGCGCGCCAGCTGCCGGTGGCGTTCCCCAATGTGCGCGATCACAGCCTGCACCACATCTGGTACGACTCCTTCGGCTTCAATCGCTTCCGCGGCTACGAGTGGATGCCCGAGCCGTGCCGTTCCTGTGACGAAAAGGAAAAAGACTTCGGCGGCTGCCGTTGCCAGGCCTTCATGCTGACGGGCGATGCCAGCAACACCGATCCGGTGTGCGGCAAGTCTCCACGCCACGACATCATTCTCAAGGCCCGCG contains:
- the pqqE gene encoding pyrroloquinoline quinone biosynthesis protein PqqE, producing MQSTGSNLAEVPPKPAVGLPLWLLAELTYRCPLQCPYCSNPLDFAAQGKELTTAEWFSVLRQGREMGAAQLGFSGGEPLVRQDLAELIGEARRLGYYTNLITSGIGLTEQKIRAFKDAGLDHIQISFQASDEQVNNMLAGSKKAFAQKLEMARMVKAHGYPMVLNFVTHRHNIDHIDRIIELCVALEADFVELATCQFYGWAQLNRVGLLPTREQLERAERITNEYRARLAAEGNPVKLIFVTPDYYEERPKACMKGWGSMFLTVTPDGTALPCHGARQLPVAFPNVRDHSLHHIWYDSFGFNRFRGYEWMPEPCRSCDEKEKDFGGCRCQAFMLTGDASNTDPVCGKSPRHDIILKAREEAGTATAGIGQLTFRNERNSRLITKKG
- the pqqB gene encoding pyrroloquinoline quinone biosynthesis protein PqqB; translation: MYIQILGSAAGGGFPQWNCNCANCKGYRDGTLRAQARTQSSIALSDDGVHWILCNASPDIRAQLQSFAPMQPARALRDTGINAIILLDSQIDHTTGLLSLREGCPHQVWCTDMVHQDLTTGFPLFKMLSHWNGGLQWNRIELEGSFTIEACPNLKFTPFPLRSAAPPYSPHRFDPHPGDNLGLVVEDLRTGGKLFYAPGLYQVDNALEQHMADADCLLVDGTLWSDDEMQRRGVGTRTGREMGHLCQNGPGGMLELLDGFEKPRKVLIHINNTNPILDEDSPERAELERRGVEVAFDGMSIEL
- the pqqA gene encoding pyrroloquinoline quinone precursor peptide PqqA — encoded protein: MWTKPAYTDLRIGFEVTMYADNR
- the pqqF gene encoding pyrroloquinoline quinone biosynthesis protein PqqF, with the protein product MTESSDQGRESLVLAHGLRVRLRHEPRLRRAAAWLRVEAGSHDVDAQWPGLAHFLEHLVFLGTERFPREQGLMAFVQRHGGQVNARTSERTTDYFFELPQAVFGEGLERLCDMLARPRLAIEDQQREREVLHAEFIAWSRDAQAQHLFSLAGGVSARHPLRACHAGNRDSLMVESPEFQQALHDFHQRYYRTGQMTLQLIGPQPPRILAGLARDADAALAAGPRSANAPVETLLGDPGEAPPASDPRRLNLLFACDGLPPGTDEALRFLELWAGSAHPGGLLAELRRLGWAQSLSLSPLYQYADQALVNFEVQLTEAGQQSRAAAQALCFDWLEYFQSHADWEPLREEYRLLRSRQSQTEGALELARRLAHGQPSELPDEAVPALRALLERFTPQSLLAPGAKALDEPPRLPPFGPWRLPPRNRFLRGQCRPTQASPRIAALAQGEPEPNRGLDGAVHLRWRLANRHHAALWHMLDASLRRLGEEARQAGVQLEFSRLGPDWQLRLCGVREPIPAILEQAVESLQRPTPESWRQASPPPRQQVPIRELIALWPEHGLGHHRPARNDSSELHPEALQRLWQQARWDGLVLGFDDTDRLALDAVAARLPGSASNDLRQPSTLPDRASWSQVACGSDEHALLLWCPAPSLSIQDEVAWRALAQLIQAPFYQRLRTELQLGYAVFSAFRQLAGRPGLMFGVQSPGSDCAALWGHIAEFLEALPERLAQWPGTSLREQCVALADSLDGGNLGLTQRLEMQWQGRLAGHSSGYSNMLREWVGQLDGPTLVEATHRLLDSQVSWTALATGPCPGASWYEAV
- the pqqC gene encoding pyrroloquinoline-quinone synthase PqqC, with the protein product MSDKTPLTRAEFEQALRAKGAYYHIHHPYHVAMYEGCATREQIQGWVANRFYYQVNIPMKDAAILANCPDREIRREWIQRLLDHDGAPGQDGGIEAWLRLGQAVGLEPDQLRSQELVLPGVRFAVDAYVNFARRASWQEAASSSLTELFAPQIHQSRLDTWPRHYPWIDPAGYEYFRTRLGQARRDVEHGLAITLAHYTTYEGQQRMLEILQFKLDILWTMLDAMSMAYELNRPPYHTVTDQRAWHKGIAL
- the pqqD gene encoding pyrroloquinoline quinone biosynthesis peptide chaperone PqqD — encoded protein: MSFDRNLTPRWRLGYRFQYEPAQKGHVLLYPEGMIKLNESAAAIGGLINGARSVQAIIDELDQRYPGVPELGEDVEQFMEVARAKHWIELG